The Suncus etruscus isolate mSunEtr1 chromosome 14, mSunEtr1.pri.cur, whole genome shotgun sequence genome contains a region encoding:
- the LOC126028701 gene encoding LOW QUALITY PROTEIN: 40S ribosomal protein S9-like (The sequence of the model RefSeq protein was modified relative to this genomic sequence to represent the inferred CDS: inserted 1 base in 1 codon), with translation MSPTRHMLNSISAVNLIRILLGVAVLLFLMFLLLEAHLCQERSALSTRAWGPWLWDTLSHNALLWQLVCSGMVDKDKVKLDYILGLKIEDFLEXPLQMQVFKLGLAKSIHHARVLIRQRHIRVHKQVVNIPLFIVYLDSQKHIDFLLCSPYGGGLLGLVKRKNAKKGQGRACAVDEEE, from the exons ATGAGCCCCACTCGTCATATGCTCAATTCCATCAGTG CAGTGAATCTCATCCGGATCCTCCTGGGTGTGGCAGTCCTGCTTTTCCTTATGTTTCTGCTACTTGAGGCTCATCTCTGCCAGGAAAGAAGTGCGCtctccactcgggcttggggtccctggctcTGGGACACGCTCTCAC ACAATGCCCTGTTGTGGCAGCTGGTCTGCAGCGGCATGGTGGACAAGGACAAGGTGAAGCTGGATTACATTTTGGGCCTAAAGATAGAGGATTTCTTGG CTCCCCTGCAGATGCAGGTCTTCAAGTTGGGCTTGGCCAAGTCCATCCACCATGCTCGTGTGCTCATCCGCCAGCGCCACATCAG GGTCCACAAGCAGGTAGTGAACATTCCCTTATTTATTGTCTACCTGGACTCACAGAAGCACATTGACTTCTTGCTTTGCTCCCCATATGGGGGTGGACTCTTGGGTCTGGTAAAGAGGAAGAATGCCAAGAAGGGACAGGGAAGGGCTTGTGCTGTCGATGAGGAGGAGTAA